The genomic window GACCGCCATCGCCTGCACCCGCATCGCCGAGCGCGTCCTGCGCAAGTTCGGCTACGATCCCGCCATCTGCAGCCTGGCCATCGGCAGGGGCAGCGACATCGGCGACCTCATCAACACCGACCCCCGGGTGGCCCTGGTGTCCTACACGGGCTCGGTTCCCGGCGGGCGCCACGTGGGCAGGCTGGTGCAGGAGCGCTTCGGCCGCCACATCCTCGAACTGGGCGGCAACGGCGCCGTGATCGTCAGCGAGAAGGGGGATCTGGAGACGGCCCTGACCTCGGTCTACTTCGGCGCCATCGGCACCTCGGGCCAGCGCTGCACCTCCACCCGGCGCGTGATCGTCCACGAGTCCATCTACGACGGGTTCGTGGCCAGGCTCAAGGACATGTACGCCAAGACCCGCATCGGCGACCCGAGGGACGCCAACAACCTCATGGGCCCCCTGGTGGACGGCGGCGCGGTGGCCACCATGCTGGAGGCCATCGGGACCATCAAGGCCCAGGGCGGCACCATCCTGGCCGGCGGCGAGCGCCTGCCCCTCCCCGGCGGGTGCTACATCACCCCCTGCCTCGCCGAGGTGCCCGCGGAACTGCCCATGACCCGGGAGGAGACCTTCGCCCCGGTGCTCTACCTCACCCGGTACTCGACCATCGAGGAGGCCATCGCCATCCAGAACGACGTCCCCCAGGGCCTGTCCAGCGCCATCATCACCAACGACATGCGGGAGTCCGAGCTCTTCCTGTCCGCCGCCGGCAGCGACTGCGGCATCGCCAACGTGAACACCGGCACCAGCGGCGCCGAGATCGGGGGCGCCTTCGGCGGGGAGAAGGAGACCGGCGGTGGGCGCGAAAGCGGCTCCGACGCGTGGAAGGCCTACATGCGCAGGCAGACGAGCGCGATCAACTTCAGCGGGAAGGTCGAGTTGGCCCAGGGCATCACCCTCGAACTCTGAATCCCTGGTGAGTGACGAAGGTTCGGGCGTATCATTGGGTTATTCAATTCTCCCCTGAGCCCCATGCGAATCCTGATTGTCGATGATGAGCCCATCCTCCTCCTGGCCCTCCAGCGCTCCTTCAGGCTGGAGCAGCCGGAGTGGGAAGTGGTCATGGCCCGGTCGGCTTCGGAGGCCCTCGAGCAGCTGAGGCTCCAGGCCTTCGACGTGCTGGTCACGGATATCCGCATGCCGGGCATGGACGGGATGGCCCTGCTGGGCGAGGTGCGGGCCGACCCCCTCCTGACGGACACGACGGTGATCTTCATGACCTCCCTGGACGACCGGGAGAGCATGCGGGCAGGAATGATTGCCGGGGCCGATGACTACCTCACCAAGCCCTTCACGCCGTCCGAGCTTTTGGCGGCCATCGGCGGGCGGCTCCGCCGGAAGGAGATGGTTCCCCTCCTGACGCGGGAGGCCCAGGTTTCCCGGGAGCAGCTGGCGGGGCTCCTGACCGAGCGCGAGACCGAGGTGCTCGTCAACATCGGCCGCGGCCTGGTCACCAAGGAGATCGCCGCCGAGCTGGGCATCAGCCCCCGCACCGTGGATGTCCACCGCACCAACCTGATGCGCAAGCTGGACCTGCACAACGCCACCGCCCTGGCGCGGCTCGCGATCAAGGCCCAGCTGGTGTAGGTAATCTACCCTATGGTCATCATTCGGCCGTGGGCGTAGGTTTTCTCCAGGGACGGGACCCGAAGGGTCCGGAACCCGGAGGCACATGGCCGAGCAGGAACGAACGACCCCCCCGGACACCAGCGAGGCCGACTCCCAGCTGGGGGAGTTCCTCCACGAGATGAACACGCCCATCCAGTACCTGGCCCTCAATCTGAGCTTCCTTCAACACGGGTGCCGCCGGCTCTCCCGGATCCTGGAGGCCCACCATGCGGCCATGGGGGCCTATCCCCGGGAGGTCGCCGAGCACCTGCTCCGGGTGGAGGGCGAACTGGACCTGCCCTTCCTGCATGACGAGCTCCCGAAGGTCCTGGCCGAGTCCATGGAGGGCCTGGCCACGGTCTCCCGCATCCTTGCGGCCATGCACCACGCGAATGCCGAAAAAGGGGAATCCCATGCCAGCTAGGGTCCTGTTCGTGGACGACAACCTTCTCCACCTGAAGGCCATGGAAAGGACCTTCCGGGACCTGTACGAGGTGACCGTGGCCGGGTCCGGCCACGAGGCCCTGGACCTCATCATGGATTCCCCCCCCTTCGCGGCCATCGTCTGCGACATGCGGATGCCCGGGATGGACGGCGTCGAGCTTCTGCAGGAGGTCCAGTCCCTGTCCCCCGACTCCACCCGGATCATGCTCACGGGCCAGGAGGACCAGCTGACCGCCGTGGAGGCCCTGAACAGCGGCAACGTCTTCCGCTTCCTCACCAAGCCCTGCGACAACCGGGCCGTGGCCGCGGTGCTGGAGGCCGGCGTGCGCCAGTACGACCTGCTCTGCTCCAGCCGGGTCCTCCTCGAGGAGACCCTCGCCGGCAGCGTGCAGGTGCTGGTGGACCTGCTGTCGGTGTTCGATCCCAAGGCCTTCGGCCAGGCCCAGGAGACCCGCGAGTACGCCCTGAGGATCGCCGGGAAGCTGGGCATCCCGTCCCCCTGGGACCTGGGCCTGGCGGCCCTGCTCGCGCCGGTGGGGCGCATGGCCCTGCCCCTGCCGATCCAGTCCAAGCTGAACTGGTCGGAGCCCCTCACCCCGGCCGAACAGGCCGTATTCGTGCGGATACCCGAGAGCGGGGCCCGCATCGTGGGGAACATCCCCCGCCTGCAGCCCGTGGCCCGGATCATCCGGTACGCGACCAAGAACTTCGACGGCGCCGGCTACCCCGAGGACGGGGTCCGCGGCGAGGAGATCCCGCTGGAGTCGCGGATCCTGCGCGTGCTGACGGACTTCCTGGAGGGCCTCCGCCTGCGCCGGTCGAAGACGGTCGTGCTGGAGCAGCTCAAGCTGGCCAAGGGCGCCTACGACCCGCGGGTCCTGGGCGTGCTGGAGGAGCTCCTGCAGGTTCAGCCGCCGGCCGCCGAGGGCGCGGACCCCGGCCGCAGGCTCGTGGCCATCCGGGAGCTGACGCCCGGCATGTGCCTGGTCGAGGACCTCTGCACCCCCGAGGGGGCCCTGGTCCTGGCCGCGGGCACGCGGCTGGCCCAGATCCACCTGGAGCGCCTGCGCAGCGTGGCCTCCATCGCGAGGCTGGTGGAGGCGATCCTGGTGGAGCAGTAGCCGGAGAAGTCGAGGATGACTGCTTTTCATCCTGCTTTCATCCCCGTCCATCCCCGTTCATCCCCGGCGAAACAAGCGCTTGATTTGCCGGGGATGAACGGGGAGTGCGCCAGGCCAAGCCTGGGCGAGGAGGATGGATGACCTAAGACAGACTGAAACCTCGCAATGGAGCCCAGCGGGGAGGCAGCAAGCCCCGCCCGGCAAAGCTGGCCAGCAGCCGGAACCGAGTCTTGCGTGGGGAAGGGCGACCGACCTCGTGAAGCGTAGACAGGGAGTGCATGGGCCGTGTGATGGAGCCCCGAAAGCATCCAACCGTGGGAGTCGACGCCGTTCTCCGATCGGAAGACAGCACCCGAAGGTCGCAAGGGCCTGACCGTAGGGTCCCACCGGGGTCATAGAGCAGGGCACGTGCACAGGGGTTCCCCAGGAACCTGGGAGATCCAGCCATCTCCGCCAACAACCCAGTGGTGAGGGAAGCCACGTAAAACGAACCCAGGCTCGCCGGGGGGTGCCGCCCCCGGCGGGAGCGAACAGCCGGCACAGGGCGGTACCGCAAACTGAAGGAAACGAAGGAGCGCGGGAGGGGTGGCCGGAAGTCGGAGCAGCTCATAGTAGCGATGATCGCGGGGAACCGGGCCGCCGGGACCCGCTGGAGCCAAGGAGCTGCCGGATCACGGAACCGTTGAAGGGAAAGATAATGGGTGCAATGACATCCAACAGCGTCTCCACGAAACAACAACGGATCGCAGAACTGGCCAGGATCCACCCGGAGGTGGCTTTCACCTCCTTGGCCTACCACATGGACCTGGACTGGATGAAGGAAGCCTTCGGGCGCACCCGCAAGGATGGGGCGACCGGGGTGGACGGCGTGACGGGCAAGGAATACGGGGAAAACCTGGAGTCCAACCTCCAGAGCCTCCTGAACCGGGCTAAGAACGGCGACACCTACAAGGCCCCTCCAGTCCGGAGAACCTACATCCCGAAAGGGGATGGCAGCCAACGCCCCCTGGGCATTCCCGCCTTCGAAGACAAGGTCCTGCAAAGGGCCGTGGTGATGGTGATGGAACCGCTCTATGAGCAGGACTTCCTGGACTGCTCCTACGGGTTCAGGCCCGGGCGCTCCGCGCACATGGCGCTGGAGGCGATTTGGCAGGGGTTGATGGACATGGGGGGAGGCTGGGTGCTTGACGTGGATATCCGTAAGTATTTCGATACTTTGGACCACGGGAAGCTGCGGGAAATCCTTGACCTGCGGATGAAGGACGGCGTTCTGAGGCGCCTGATCGGCAAATGGCTCAACGCGGGCGTGCTGGAGAAAGGATGCATCACGCACCCGGAAACCGGCTCGCCCCAGGGCGGGGTGGTCAGTCCGATGCTCGCCAACATCTACCTCCACGAGGTGCTGGACGTGTGGTTTGAAAGGGAGGTCAAGCCCCGACTCCGGGGTCGGGCCTTCCTGGTGCGCTACGCGGACGACTTCGTGATGGGCTTTGCCCAGGAGGAGGATGCCAAGCGGGTTATGGAAGTCCTGCCCAAGCGGTTCGAGCGGTATGGCCTGACGATCCACCCGGATAAGACCCGGCTGGTGGAGTTCTGGAAGCCGAGGGAGCCCAGGGACCCCAATGGGGGACCAGGCCACTTCGACTTCCTGGGATTCACCCACTACTGGGCCACGGCCAAGAACGGCCGGTGGGTGGTGAAGCGGAAGACCGCGAAGAGCCGGATGAGTCGGGCGCTCACGAAGATCGGGGAGTGGATGGCCAAACACCGCCACCTCCCGGTGCGCGAGCAATGGCGGACGATCAACCAGAAACTGGTCGGTCACTTCAGGTATTACGGGATCACGGGGAACTCCAGGGCCCTGGCGCACTTCCGCTATGAAGTTGGGCGAAGGTGGCGTGGATGGCTCAACCGGAGGTCCCAGCGGGCCCGCATGACCTGGGATCGCATGAACAAGCTTCTGGCTCGGTTCCCACTGGCCCCAGCCATCAGTTACGCATCGAAACTACGTCCTCAGCGACCGTGACGAGGAGCCGGATGCGGTAGTCCCGCACGTCCGGATCTGAGGGGGGCCGGGGGCGCAAGCTCCCCGGCCTACCCGACTGGACGGGGATGAAGGAAGGATGAAGAACAGGTAATCCCCGCTCTAGACTGCCAGTGGAGATTCGGGGCCTTCGGACACTTCCTTCTTCTTCCACAGGTAGTAGACGGCGGGGTATACCAGCAGTTCGAGAAGGAAGCTCGTCGCCAGGCCTCCCACCATCGGCGCCGCGATCCGCTTCATCACGTCGGCGCCGGTGCCCGTGGACCACATGATGGGCAAGAGGCCGATGAAGGCGGCGAAGACGGTCATGGCCTTGGGGCGCACGCGCTTGACGGCGCCGTGGATGATGGCCTCCACCAGGTCGCCGGTGGTGTTCAGGCGCCCGGCCTTCCTCGCTTCCTCATGGGAGAGGTCGAGGAAGAGCAGCATGAAGACCCCGGTCTCGGCGTCCAGGCCCAGGAGGGCGATGAGGCCCACCCACACGGCGATCGACGTGTTGTAGCCCAGGATCCACATGAGCCAGAAGGCCCCGATGGCGGAGAACGGCACGGCCATCATCACCAGGGAGGCCTTGAAGGCGCTCCTGGTGTTGGCGTAGAGCAGGCCGAAGATGAGGACGAGCGTGATGGGGACGATGAGCTTCAGGCGCTCCTTCACCCGGATCATGTTCTCGAACTGGCCGCTCCAGTCCAGGCTGTAGCCGGCCGGGAGCTTGAGCTCCTTCTCGATGGCGGCCTTGGCGTTCTTCACGTAGGTGCCCACGTCGGTCTTCGAGGTGTCGAAGTCCACCAGCACGTAGCCGTTGAGCATGGCGTTCTCGTCCCGGATCATGCCGGGGCCCAGCACCAGCTTGAGGTCGGCGATGGCTTCCATGGGCACCGCGGAACCGTTGGGCAGGGGCACCAGGACGCGGCCCAGGGCGGCGGGATTCTCCCGGTAGTCCCGGGCGTACCGCACGTTCACGGGGTAGCGGGCGCGGCCGTCGAAGATGGTGGTCTGGTTGTCGCCGCCGATGGCGGTCATGACCATCATGTTGGCCTCCTCGACGCTCAGGCCGTAGCGGGCCAGCTCCTCCCGCTTGAGCTCGAAGTCCAGGAAGTAGCCTTCCGCGGTGCGCTCGGCCAGGGCGCTGCGGGTGCCCGGCACGTTGCGCAGGATGCCCTCGGCCTCCACGGCGATCTGCTGGATCACCTTCAGGTCGGCGCCGTTGACCTTCAGGCCCACCGGGGTGCGGATGCCCGTGGAGAGCATGTCGATGCGGGCCTTGATGGGCATGGTCCAGGCGTTGGGGATGGCCGGGAGCCGCACGGCGCGGTCCAGGTCGGCCACGATGTCCTCCTCGGTGATGCGGTCGCGCCAGAAGGACCGCAGGACGGACTTGGCCCAGTTGGGCGCCCAGGAGGAGTACCAGCGCTTCGTCTCCCGCCACTGCTCCTCGGGCTTGAGCTGGATCACCGTCTCCATCATGGAGAAGGGCGCGGGGTCCGTGGCGGTGTCGGCCCTGCCCGCCTTCCCGAAGACGCGCTCCACCTCGGGCACGGTGCGGATGAGGCGGTCCTGCACCTGGAGGATGCGCTGGGCCTCGGTCTGGCTGAGTCCCGGCAGGGTGGAGGGCATGTAGAGGAGGGTGCCCTCCCCCAGGCGGGGCATGAACTCGGATCCCAGGCGCATGAACACGGGGATCGTGGCCACCACCATGAGCACGGCCACGGCGATGGTGGCCTTGGCGTGGCGCAGCACGAAGCGGCAGGGCCGCTCGTAGATGCGGTGGAGGAAGCGGCTGACGGGGTGCTTCTCCTCGGGGTAGTAGGTGCCCACGAGGGCCTGGGTGGCGGTCCAGGCCAGCCACTTCGGCTTGAAGGTGAAGGGGTCCATGCGGGCGAAGAGCATGCGCAGGGCGGGGTCCACCGTCAGGGCCAGGATGGCCGCGATGGCCATGGCCAGGTTCTTGGAGTACGCCAGGGGCCGGAAGAGGCGCCCCTCCTGGTCCACCAGGGTGAACACGGGCATGAAGGCGATGGCGATGACCAGCAGCGAAAAGAAGACGCTGGGTCCCACCTCCAGCAGGGCCTCCAGGCGCACCTTGTGGAAGTCGCCCACGCGGCCGCCGCTCACCCAGTGCTCCAGCTTCTTGTAGGCGTTCTCCACCTCCACGATGGCCCCGTCCACCAGCACGCCGATGGAGATGGCGATGCCGGCCAGGGACATGAGGTTGGCGTTCTGGCCCATGAACAGCATGGGGATGAAGGCCAGGGCCACGCTCAGGGGGATGGTGACGATGGGCACGATGGCCGAGGGGATGTGCCAGAGGAAGATGAGGATGATGATGGAGACGACGATCATCTCCTCCACCAGCTTGTCCTTCACCGTGGCGATGGCCTTCTCGATGAGGGTGGAGCGGTCGTACACGGGCAGGACCTCCACGCCCGCGGGCAGCGAGGACTTGAGCTCCTTGAGCTTGTCCTTCACCCTGCCGATGACGGCCAGGGCGTTCTCGCCCTGGCGCATGACGACGATGCCGCCCACCACGTCGCCCTGGCCGTCCAGGTCCGCCAGGCCGCGGCGCATCTCGGGACCCAGGCTGACGGTGGCCACGTCCGAGAGGCGCACGGGTGTGCCCCCCTCGACCTTGAGCACGGCGCTCTCCAGGTCCCTGGTGGTGCGGGCGTAGCCCCGTCCGCGCACCATGTACTCCCGGCCGCTGAACTCCACCAGGCGCCCGCCGCCCTCGTTGTTGGCGGCCTTCACCGCCGCGATGACCTTGTCGATGGTGATGCGGTAGGTGGCCATCTTGTTGGGATTGAGGCTCACCTGGAACTGGCGGGCCTGGCCGCCCACGGTGGCCACTTCGGCCACGCCGGGGACGGCCTGCAGGGCGTACCGGATGAACCAGTCCTGCGTGGACCGCAGTTCGTCGGTGCTGTGCCGGCCGCTCTTGTCCACGAGGGCGTACTGGTACACCCACCCCACGGCCGTGGCGTCCGGGCCCAGCTCGGTCTTGACGCCCTGGGGCAGGCTGGCGGTGATCTTGCTGAGGTATTCCAGGACGCGCGAGCGCGCCCAGTAGATGTCGGTGCCGTCCTCGAAGATGACGTACACGTAGCTGAAGCCGAAATCCGAGAGCCCGCGCACGGCCTTGACCTTGGGGGCCCCCAGAAGGCTGGTGACGATGGGGTAGGTGACCTGGTCCTCCACCTGGTCGGGACTGCGGTCCCACTTGGAGTACACGATCACCTGGGTGTCGGAGAGGTCCGGCAGGGCGTCCAGGGGGATGGTGCGCATGGCCCAGAAGGACAGGACGAGGGCGACGAGGCCCGCCGCCAGCACCAGGAACTTGTTCTCCGCGGAGAACCGGATGATTCGCTGGATCATGGCCGCCTCAGCTCTTTCCGGCGCCGTGCGCCATGTGAGAGAGGGCCGCCTTCAGGCGGGACTCGGAATCCACGAGGAAGTTCGCGCGGTTGACCACGCTCTCGCCGGCCTTGACGCCCGAGAGCACCTCCACCGACTCGCCCAGGTTCGCCCCCGTCTGCACCTCCCGGGGCTCGAACCGGCCGTCGCCCATGGCCACGAAGACGATCTTGCGGGTGCCGGCGTCCAGCACCGCGTCCACGGGCACCACCAGGCCCTTGCGGGCCTGGCTGCGGATCACCATCTCGCCGTACATCTCGGGCTTCAGGAGGCCGGAGGGGTTGGCGATCTCCACGCGGGCCTTGGTGGTGCGCGTCTTCGGGTCCACCTGGGGATCGATGAAGGCGACGCGGCCCGTGAAGGTCTTCCCGGGGAAGGCTCCGAGGGTGAGCGCGGCGGCCATGCCCACCTTGAGGCGCGGCAGCTCGGGCTCGTAGACGTCGGCGATGGCCCACAGGTGGCCCAGGTCGGTGATCTCGAACGGGATGTCCGCGGGGGTCAGGCGATTGCCCTCCACCGCCGTCTTGGCGGTGACCACGCCGGCGATGGGGGAGCGCAGGGTGAGGGACTTCCTGGCCTCGCCGGAGCGC from Geothrix sp. 21YS21S-2 includes these protein-coding regions:
- a CDS encoding aldehyde dehydrogenase family protein; protein product: MQAVMEKVLAKLGIAEHNLGGFNGEWIGSGRNQDVVSPVDGATLATVANITKEEFDAVLARTHEAWKSWRLVPAPKRGEVVKELGDELRRNKEALAELVTLEMGKTLREGLGEVQEMIDICDLAVGLSRQLYGLTMPSERRMHRLQEQWLPLGVVGVITAFNFPVAVWSWNTAIALVCGDTVLWKPSSKTPLTAIACTRIAERVLRKFGYDPAICSLAIGRGSDIGDLINTDPRVALVSYTGSVPGGRHVGRLVQERFGRHILELGGNGAVIVSEKGDLETALTSVYFGAIGTSGQRCTSTRRVIVHESIYDGFVARLKDMYAKTRIGDPRDANNLMGPLVDGGAVATMLEAIGTIKAQGGTILAGGERLPLPGGCYITPCLAEVPAELPMTREETFAPVLYLTRYSTIEEAIAIQNDVPQGLSSAIITNDMRESELFLSAAGSDCGIANVNTGTSGAEIGGAFGGEKETGGGRESGSDAWKAYMRRQTSAINFSGKVELAQGITLEL
- a CDS encoding response regulator transcription factor, with translation MRILIVDDEPILLLALQRSFRLEQPEWEVVMARSASEALEQLRLQAFDVLVTDIRMPGMDGMALLGEVRADPLLTDTTVIFMTSLDDRESMRAGMIAGADDYLTKPFTPSELLAAIGGRLRRKEMVPLLTREAQVSREQLAGLLTERETEVLVNIGRGLVTKEIAAELGISPRTVDVHRTNLMRKLDLHNATALARLAIKAQLV
- a CDS encoding HD domain-containing phosphohydrolase, which codes for MPARVLFVDDNLLHLKAMERTFRDLYEVTVAGSGHEALDLIMDSPPFAAIVCDMRMPGMDGVELLQEVQSLSPDSTRIMLTGQEDQLTAVEALNSGNVFRFLTKPCDNRAVAAVLEAGVRQYDLLCSSRVLLEETLAGSVQVLVDLLSVFDPKAFGQAQETREYALRIAGKLGIPSPWDLGLAALLAPVGRMALPLPIQSKLNWSEPLTPAEQAVFVRIPESGARIVGNIPRLQPVARIIRYATKNFDGAGYPEDGVRGEEIPLESRILRVLTDFLEGLRLRRSKTVVLEQLKLAKGAYDPRVLGVLEELLQVQPPAAEGADPGRRLVAIRELTPGMCLVEDLCTPEGALVLAAGTRLAQIHLERLRSVASIARLVEAILVEQ
- the ltrA gene encoding group II intron reverse transcriptase/maturase yields the protein MTSNSVSTKQQRIAELARIHPEVAFTSLAYHMDLDWMKEAFGRTRKDGATGVDGVTGKEYGENLESNLQSLLNRAKNGDTYKAPPVRRTYIPKGDGSQRPLGIPAFEDKVLQRAVVMVMEPLYEQDFLDCSYGFRPGRSAHMALEAIWQGLMDMGGGWVLDVDIRKYFDTLDHGKLREILDLRMKDGVLRRLIGKWLNAGVLEKGCITHPETGSPQGGVVSPMLANIYLHEVLDVWFEREVKPRLRGRAFLVRYADDFVMGFAQEEDAKRVMEVLPKRFERYGLTIHPDKTRLVEFWKPREPRDPNGGPGHFDFLGFTHYWATAKNGRWVVKRKTAKSRMSRALTKIGEWMAKHRHLPVREQWRTINQKLVGHFRYYGITGNSRALAHFRYEVGRRWRGWLNRRSQRARMTWDRMNKLLARFPLAPAISYASKLRPQRP
- a CDS encoding efflux RND transporter permease subunit; protein product: MIQRIIRFSAENKFLVLAAGLVALVLSFWAMRTIPLDALPDLSDTQVIVYSKWDRSPDQVEDQVTYPIVTSLLGAPKVKAVRGLSDFGFSYVYVIFEDGTDIYWARSRVLEYLSKITASLPQGVKTELGPDATAVGWVYQYALVDKSGRHSTDELRSTQDWFIRYALQAVPGVAEVATVGGQARQFQVSLNPNKMATYRITIDKVIAAVKAANNEGGGRLVEFSGREYMVRGRGYARTTRDLESAVLKVEGGTPVRLSDVATVSLGPEMRRGLADLDGQGDVVGGIVVMRQGENALAVIGRVKDKLKELKSSLPAGVEVLPVYDRSTLIEKAIATVKDKLVEEMIVVSIIILIFLWHIPSAIVPIVTIPLSVALAFIPMLFMGQNANLMSLAGIAISIGVLVDGAIVEVENAYKKLEHWVSGGRVGDFHKVRLEALLEVGPSVFFSLLVIAIAFMPVFTLVDQEGRLFRPLAYSKNLAMAIAAILALTVDPALRMLFARMDPFTFKPKWLAWTATQALVGTYYPEEKHPVSRFLHRIYERPCRFVLRHAKATIAVAVLMVVATIPVFMRLGSEFMPRLGEGTLLYMPSTLPGLSQTEAQRILQVQDRLIRTVPEVERVFGKAGRADTATDPAPFSMMETVIQLKPEEQWRETKRWYSSWAPNWAKSVLRSFWRDRITEEDIVADLDRAVRLPAIPNAWTMPIKARIDMLSTGIRTPVGLKVNGADLKVIQQIAVEAEGILRNVPGTRSALAERTAEGYFLDFELKREELARYGLSVEEANMMVMTAIGGDNQTTIFDGRARYPVNVRYARDYRENPAALGRVLVPLPNGSAVPMEAIADLKLVLGPGMIRDENAMLNGYVLVDFDTSKTDVGTYVKNAKAAIEKELKLPAGYSLDWSGQFENMIRVKERLKLIVPITLVLIFGLLYANTRSAFKASLVMMAVPFSAIGAFWLMWILGYNTSIAVWVGLIALLGLDAETGVFMLLFLDLSHEEARKAGRLNTTGDLVEAIIHGAVKRVRPKAMTVFAAFIGLLPIMWSTGTGADVMKRIAAPMVGGLATSFLLELLVYPAVYYLWKKKEVSEGPESPLAV